From Curtobacterium sp. SGAir0471, the proteins below share one genomic window:
- a CDS encoding thymidine phosphorylase: MAVEPFDTVDLIRTKRSGDALSTPEIDWLVDAYTRGYVEDPQMAALAMAIFLNGMERREIKDLTLAMIASGERMSFGSLGKTTVDKHSTGGVGDKITLPLAPLVASFGVAVPQLSGRGLGHTGGTLDKLESIAGWQASISNDRMMQVLSEVGAVICAAGSGLAPADKKLYALRDITGTVECIPLIASSIMSKKIAEGTGALVLDVKFGSGAFMPTYEASKELAQTMVDLGNDAGVATSALLTDMEVPLGLTIGNALEVRESVEVLAGGGPSDVVALTVSLAEEMLRLAGLPDADPAAALADGRAMDTWRRMIAAQGGDPSADLPVAREQHVVTATESGVLVQQDALPFGIAAWRLGAGRARAQDPVQAGAGIELHVKPGDTVTAGQPLWTLHTDEPARFDRALESLEGAWAIGTTAPERGPIVRERITG, from the coding sequence ATGGCCGTCGAGCCCTTCGACACCGTCGACCTCATCCGCACCAAGCGGTCCGGCGATGCGCTGAGCACCCCCGAGATCGACTGGCTCGTCGACGCCTACACGCGCGGCTACGTCGAGGACCCGCAGATGGCGGCCCTGGCGATGGCGATCTTCCTGAACGGCATGGAGCGCCGGGAGATCAAGGACCTGACCCTCGCGATGATCGCGTCGGGGGAGCGGATGTCGTTCGGCTCGCTCGGCAAGACCACGGTGGACAAGCACTCGACGGGTGGCGTCGGGGACAAGATCACGCTGCCGCTCGCGCCGCTCGTGGCGTCCTTCGGCGTGGCGGTCCCGCAGCTGTCCGGGCGCGGGCTCGGTCACACCGGCGGCACGCTCGACAAGCTCGAGTCCATCGCGGGGTGGCAGGCGTCGATCTCGAACGACCGCATGATGCAGGTGCTGTCGGAGGTGGGTGCGGTCATCTGCGCCGCCGGCTCCGGGCTCGCCCCGGCCGACAAGAAGCTCTACGCGCTCCGCGACATCACGGGCACCGTCGAGTGCATCCCGCTCATCGCGTCGAGCATCATGTCGAAGAAGATCGCCGAGGGCACGGGGGCGCTCGTGCTCGACGTCAAGTTCGGCTCCGGTGCCTTCATGCCGACGTACGAGGCGTCGAAGGAGCTCGCGCAGACGATGGTCGACCTCGGGAACGACGCCGGGGTCGCGACCTCGGCGCTGCTCACCGACATGGAGGTCCCGCTCGGACTGACGATCGGCAACGCGCTCGAGGTCCGCGAGTCGGTCGAGGTCCTCGCCGGTGGCGGGCCGTCCGACGTGGTGGCGCTGACCGTCTCGCTGGCCGAGGAGATGCTGCGGCTCGCCGGGCTGCCGGACGCCGACCCCGCGGCAGCGCTGGCCGACGGCCGGGCGATGGACACCTGGCGCCGGATGATCGCGGCCCAGGGCGGCGACCCGTCGGCCGACCTGCCGGTCGCCCGCGAGCAGCACGTCGTCACCGCGACGGAGTCCGGCGTGCTCGTGCAGCAGGACGCCCTGCCGTTCGGCATCGCCGCGTGGCGCCTCGGTGCCGGTCGTGCCCGCGCGCAGGACCCGGTGCAGGCGGGTGCCGGCATCGAGCTGCACGTCAAGCCGGGCGACACCGTCACCGCCGGGCAGCCGCTCTGGACGCTGCACACCGACGAGCCGGCGCGATTCGACCGCGCGCTGGAGTCGCTCGAGGGTGCGTGGGCGATCGGGACGACCGCGCCCGAACGCGGGCCGATCGTGCGCGAGCGCATCACGGGCTGA
- a CDS encoding purine-nucleoside phosphorylase, which translates to MSTENPLNDPAADPFEVARDAAAVIADRSGIERHDIALTLGSGWGKAADIIGETVSEIPAAEVPGFSASAVPGHSGTVRSIRLQDGRHALVIGARTHYYENHGVRRVVHSVRTAATTGASVMVLTNGAGGIKEHWKPGTPVLISDHINLTADSPLEGATFVDLTDLYSSRLRAVAKSIDPTLDEGVYTQFRGPHYETPAEVQMAKTIGGHIVGMSTALEAIAARQAGMEVLGFSLITNLAAGIQKTPLSHAEVLEAGREAEPVIADLLARVVAAL; encoded by the coding sequence ATGAGCACGGAGAACCCGCTGAACGACCCCGCCGCCGACCCGTTCGAGGTCGCCCGCGACGCCGCCGCCGTCATCGCCGACCGGTCCGGCATCGAACGGCACGACATCGCCCTGACCCTGGGGTCCGGCTGGGGCAAGGCCGCCGACATCATCGGCGAGACGGTGTCCGAGATCCCCGCGGCCGAGGTCCCCGGCTTCAGCGCCTCGGCGGTGCCCGGGCACTCCGGCACCGTCCGCTCGATCCGCCTGCAGGACGGCCGGCACGCGCTCGTCATCGGCGCGCGGACCCACTACTACGAGAACCACGGCGTCCGTCGCGTGGTGCACAGCGTCCGCACCGCGGCCACCACGGGCGCATCGGTCATGGTGCTCACGAACGGTGCCGGCGGCATCAAGGAGCACTGGAAGCCGGGCACCCCGGTCCTCATCAGCGACCACATCAACCTGACGGCGGACAGCCCACTCGAGGGCGCCACGTTCGTCGACCTGACCGACCTGTACTCGTCGCGTCTGCGCGCGGTCGCGAAGTCGATCGACCCGACCCTCGACGAGGGCGTCTACACGCAGTTCCGCGGCCCGCACTACGAGACCCCGGCCGAGGTCCAGATGGCGAAGACCATCGGCGGGCACATCGTCGGCATGTCGACCGCGCTCGAGGCGATCGCCGCCCGGCAGGCCGGCATGGAGGTCCTCGGCTTCTCCCTCATCACGAACCTCGCCGCGGGCATCCAGAAGACCCCGCTCTCGCACGCCGAGGTCCTCGAGGCCGGGCGCGAGGCCGAGCCGGTCATCGCCGACCTCCTCGCCCGCGTGGTGGCGGCGCTGTGA
- a CDS encoding phospho-sugar mutase, whose amino-acid sequence MEAVLAAARSWSEQDPDDETRAELDALVAAAAGDPVDETAAASLRERFSGRLAFGTAGLRAELGAGPQRMNRVVVTQAAAGLARFLIDTGRDRSVVIGYDGRVNSDVFARDSAEVMRGLGLDVTLLPSALPTPVLAFAVRHLGVGAGVMVTASHNPPRDNGYKVYLGGEDDGSQIVPPVDGEIASAIDAVAAGDVRDLVRATDYTVAGDALVQAYVDATAATVPAPRLPVDAQPTVVYTAMHGVGWETARAVFAAAGFAEPAVVPEQIEPDGAFPTVSFPNPEEPGAMDLSIARGVAVGADLVIANDPDADRLALAIPDGAGSFRRLSGNEVGWLLGWRAAEAFAAGSPEASGTLAASIVSSPALSRVAERYGLEYRDTLTGFKWVSRVPGLVFGYEEALGYLVDPTVVRDKDGISAALALLDLAVSLAADGRTIADQLDAFAAEFGAFASGQVSTRVDDLSRIGEIMAALRSSAPSSLGGLAVTGVTDYSDGVAGFPPSDILRYDLEGGARVIVRPSGTEPKVKVYIDTVAGTPAEAQALVDALAADVRPRVS is encoded by the coding sequence CTGGAGGCAGTGCTCGCCGCCGCCAGGTCCTGGTCGGAGCAGGACCCGGACGACGAGACCCGCGCCGAGCTCGACGCGCTCGTCGCCGCCGCCGCGGGCGACCCCGTGGACGAGACCGCGGCCGCGTCGCTGCGCGAGCGCTTCTCCGGGCGGCTGGCCTTCGGCACCGCGGGGCTCCGCGCCGAGCTCGGCGCCGGGCCGCAGCGCATGAACCGCGTCGTCGTGACGCAGGCCGCCGCCGGTCTCGCACGCTTCCTGATCGACACCGGGCGCGACCGCAGCGTCGTCATCGGCTACGACGGCCGGGTCAACTCGGACGTCTTCGCGCGGGACTCGGCCGAGGTGATGCGGGGCCTCGGGCTCGACGTCACGCTGCTGCCGTCGGCGCTGCCCACCCCGGTGCTCGCGTTCGCCGTCCGCCACCTCGGTGTCGGCGCGGGCGTGATGGTGACCGCCAGCCACAACCCGCCGCGGGACAACGGCTACAAGGTCTACCTCGGGGGTGAGGACGACGGCTCCCAGATCGTCCCACCGGTCGACGGCGAGATCGCCTCGGCGATCGACGCGGTCGCCGCGGGCGACGTCCGCGACCTCGTCCGCGCGACGGACTACACGGTGGCGGGTGACGCCCTGGTGCAGGCGTACGTGGACGCGACGGCCGCGACGGTGCCGGCCCCGCGCCTCCCGGTCGACGCGCAGCCGACGGTGGTCTACACGGCGATGCACGGCGTCGGGTGGGAGACGGCACGCGCGGTGTTCGCCGCCGCGGGCTTCGCGGAGCCCGCCGTGGTGCCCGAGCAGATCGAGCCGGACGGGGCCTTCCCGACCGTGTCGTTCCCGAACCCGGAGGAACCGGGTGCGATGGACCTGTCGATCGCGCGTGGGGTCGCGGTCGGCGCCGACCTCGTCATCGCGAACGACCCCGATGCCGACCGGCTCGCACTCGCGATCCCGGACGGTGCCGGCTCCTTCCGTCGCCTGTCCGGCAACGAGGTCGGGTGGCTGCTCGGCTGGCGTGCGGCCGAGGCGTTCGCCGCCGGGTCACCGGAGGCGTCGGGCACGCTCGCCGCATCCATCGTGTCCTCGCCGGCGCTGTCCCGCGTGGCCGAGCGGTACGGGCTCGAGTACCGCGACACCCTGACCGGCTTCAAGTGGGTGTCACGCGTGCCCGGTCTCGTGTTCGGCTACGAGGAGGCGCTCGGCTACCTCGTCGACCCCACGGTGGTCCGTGACAAGGACGGCATCTCGGCAGCCCTGGCGCTGCTCGACCTCGCCGTGTCCCTGGCAGCGGACGGGCGGACGATCGCCGACCAGCTCGACGCGTTCGCCGCCGAGTTCGGGGCGTTCGCCTCCGGTCAGGTGTCGACCCGCGTGGACGACCTGTCGCGCATCGGGGAGATCATGGCGGCCCTGCGGTCGTCGGCGCCCTCGTCGCTCGGGGGCCTCGCCGTCACGGGCGTGACCGACTACTCGGACGGCGTCGCGGGCTTCCCGCCGTCGGACATCCTGCGCTACGACCTCGAGGGCGGCGCGCGGGTCATCGTCCGCCCGAGCGGCACCGAGCCGAAGGTCAAGGTGTACATCGACACGGTGGCCGGCACCCCTGCCGAGGCCCAGGCACTCGTCGACGCCCTCGCCGCCGACGTGCGCCCGCGCGTGTCGTAG
- a CDS encoding adenosine deaminase: MSADAPTHRLPDAGAVIDDLPKVSLHDHLDGGLRPATIVDLADQAGVELPVTDSEALGAWFAEQSNSGSLVEYLKTFDVTTSVMQTAPQLHRVAKEFVEDLVADGVVYGEIRWAPEQHLRGGLTLDQTVEAVQAGIEEAVDAAGGSIRIGQLVTAMRHADRSLEIAELAVRHRDRGVVGFDIAGAEAGFPPANHRAAFEYLASELFPVTVHAGEADGLASIRSALVDGRALRLGHGVRIFEDITLSDAGDGSTLASLGEVASWVRDREIPLEVAPQSNLQTGAIAAWGDDLADHPFDVLYQLGFRVTVNTDNRLMSNTSLSKELALLAGTFGYDLDDLAAFQINAALGSFLPLEDREEIIATITAGHQEA, encoded by the coding sequence ATGAGCGCCGACGCCCCCACCCACCGCCTGCCCGACGCCGGAGCGGTCATCGACGACCTGCCCAAGGTCTCGCTGCACGACCACCTCGACGGCGGTCTGCGCCCCGCGACGATCGTCGACCTGGCGGACCAGGCGGGCGTCGAGCTGCCGGTGACGGACTCCGAGGCCCTGGGGGCGTGGTTCGCCGAGCAGTCGAACAGCGGCTCGCTCGTCGAGTACCTGAAGACCTTCGACGTCACCACCTCGGTGATGCAGACCGCACCGCAGCTGCACCGCGTCGCGAAGGAGTTCGTCGAGGACCTCGTCGCCGACGGCGTCGTCTACGGCGAGATCCGGTGGGCGCCGGAGCAGCACCTGCGGGGCGGGCTGACGCTCGACCAGACCGTCGAGGCGGTGCAGGCCGGCATCGAGGAGGCAGTCGACGCCGCCGGCGGCTCGATCCGGATCGGCCAGCTCGTCACCGCGATGCGTCACGCCGACCGGTCCCTCGAGATCGCCGAGCTCGCCGTCCGGCACCGCGACCGCGGCGTGGTCGGCTTCGACATCGCGGGGGCCGAGGCCGGGTTCCCGCCGGCGAACCACCGCGCGGCGTTCGAGTACCTGGCGTCGGAGCTGTTCCCCGTGACGGTCCACGCGGGTGAGGCCGACGGGCTCGCGTCGATCCGCTCGGCGCTGGTCGACGGCCGCGCCCTCCGCCTCGGGCACGGCGTCCGGATCTTCGAGGACATCACGCTGTCCGACGCCGGTGACGGCTCGACGCTCGCGTCGCTCGGCGAGGTCGCGTCGTGGGTCCGCGACCGCGAGATCCCGCTCGAGGTCGCGCCGCAGTCGAACCTGCAGACCGGTGCGATCGCGGCGTGGGGCGACGACCTCGCCGACCACCCGTTCGACGTGCTGTACCAGCTCGGGTTCCGCGTCACGGTGAACACCGACAACCGCCTGATGAGCAACACATCGCTGTCGAAGGAGCTCGCGCTCCTGGCCGGCACCTTCGGCTACGACCTCGACGACCTCGCCGCGTTCCAGATCAACGCCGCCCTCGGCTCGTTCCTGCCGCTCGAGGACCGCGAGGAGATCATCGCGACCATCACGGCCGGACACCAGGAGGCGTAG
- a CDS encoding PTS sugar transporter subunit IIB: protein MKIVTICGAGIGSSGILKVNAEKALDALGLSASVVAADVASVRAVAEDANVILTSQEFVEAIGDTYAEVIVIRNHFDQGEITAAVDRALGEH, encoded by the coding sequence GTGAAGATCGTGACGATCTGCGGTGCGGGGATCGGGTCGAGCGGCATCCTCAAGGTGAACGCCGAGAAGGCCCTCGACGCGCTCGGGCTGTCGGCGTCGGTCGTCGCTGCGGACGTCGCCTCGGTGCGCGCCGTGGCCGAGGACGCCAACGTGATCCTCACCAGCCAGGAGTTCGTCGAGGCGATCGGGGACACCTACGCCGAGGTGATCGTGATCCGGAACCACTTCGACCAGGGCGAGATCACCGCCGCGGTGGACCGGGCGCTCGGGGAGCACTGA
- a CDS encoding PTS sugar transporter subunit IIA translates to MSLPPLPDDAVVLGASASSWRDALRLAGGALVTSGAATPPYTDAMIDLVEEHGPYIVISPGLAFAHARPGPAVLRDGLAVVTLREPVSFGHPHNDPVSVVLGLAVAEVGTHLESIGDIANTFNDDTVTARLAAATSADEVRTIMGVSA, encoded by the coding sequence ATGTCCCTCCCGCCGCTGCCGGACGACGCCGTCGTGCTCGGGGCGAGCGCGTCCTCGTGGCGCGACGCGCTCCGGCTCGCCGGCGGTGCGCTCGTGACCTCGGGTGCCGCGACGCCGCCGTACACGGACGCGATGATCGACCTGGTCGAGGAGCACGGGCCGTACATCGTCATCTCTCCCGGGCTCGCGTTCGCGCACGCCCGGCCGGGGCCCGCGGTGCTGCGTGACGGGTTGGCCGTCGTGACCCTGCGGGAACCGGTGTCGTTCGGGCACCCGCACAACGACCCGGTGTCGGTCGTGCTCGGGCTCGCGGTCGCCGAGGTCGGCACGCACCTCGAGTCCATCGGCGACATCGCGAACACCTTCAACGACGACACCGTGACCGCTCGCCTCGCGGCGGCGACGTCGGCGGACGAGGTCCGGACGATCATGGGGGTGTCGGCGTGA